The following is a genomic window from Bubalus bubalis isolate 160015118507 breed Murrah chromosome 6, NDDB_SH_1, whole genome shotgun sequence.
CTTTATGTACTTAAAGTtatacagaaaacagaataaaattaataccaaactcaaaaaaaaaaaaaaaaaaaaagaattgtaggCCTAGAAAGAAATTATAGTAGGTCTTATAGTCAAGTTGCTTGTGAAATATTACTGTCATACTTTCTCAAAATTCTTCTGAGGAGTAGCTGCCATAGACTGGTTTAAACTATTAAGCTTCATTGTCTTGTGAAATAATCAGGAAATTTAAATACATGTTGAAGAGTCTGACctttcaaatacatttaaaattagatATTTCCTCGGTTCAATAACACTCAGCTTAACTGAGAAAATTAAACTTGAGTACCAGCGTGACCACAATAAAATAGGTTTATTTCCTGTTGAAATCAAGATCCTGTTTGTCATTATCGCCtttgttaaaagtttttttaTAGATACTAATATTGACTCATGGACAGCtagtgctttaatttttttttttttttaatataactaaagaacatttatttgtttttcaccaAGATTTTATCTTGAGGACGTAACTAAACCGTGCCTCCACTCTCCACCCCAATTTGAAGGAGGATTAGTACAGTGGATGTTATAAAACAGGTATGAACAGTTTGAGGGACTGGAACCAAAGTTAACTGACAAAAACCAACTTCCATCTAAATCATCATAGAAATGTTTaagtaaaaaaaagggggggaaagggGTTTTCAGATTGAACAAGATCATCACATTTTATCTAATACATTCAATTCTGGCTAGGGTATACCAAAATGGAAACAGGATAACTATAATACGAAATTTCTAGTACAGCACACTGCACACCTGTGTTCCAAGCCCACTCCCATTCCCCTAATGCTTCCAAACTCAACTATTTCCCAGCCTGTTGGGCCTGTTGATGAAGGAGCATGTAGATCTTCTCTTTAATCCAATCTTTGTTATAAGGCTGGTATATCTGGGTATCAGCTCGGTAAACAAGGCAGCTGAGGCCTGCCAGGTCATCAATAAAATCAAACAACTGACTGATATCATATGTGATAGAGGGGCTGTTGGGATTCATTCTCTTCAGATGTTCTTCATACATTTTACAAACACCTTCCATACACTCATTCACAGATTCATAGTCAGCGTAAGTTCTGCCTTCTGGCCTCTTGGTAGGCTGTACCAGCAAGATGGTGTGAGATATTGCTCCAAAGTCTCCCGCTGTAGCCGATGCCAACTCCGCTGCCACACCTAATGCTTTAATTAAATTgctagtatattttaaatttctcctttATGAAAATCTTTATAACTAAGTCACCTATAAGAAGCATGAACCTACTAATGCTTTTGACTTTTGGTGATAATCTTTTAAATTTGGATAGTGTTTTTTAACCCTCTTCCCTTCCTTGCAAAACTCTATCTTAATGCCATTTATTGATTACTTATATGCAGTCTAAAATCAACTGcaatggtgatagcagccatgaaattagaagacaattgcttcttggaaggaaagctatgacaaatctagacagtgtattataaagcaaagacatcaccttgcccacaaagatccatatagtaaAGGCTATATGGtctttccggtagtcatgtatagatgtgacagttgaaccataaagaaggcagagcaccaaagaattgatgttttcaaactgtggtgccagagaagactcttgagagccacttggactgcaaggagttcaaaccagttggtcctaaaggaaatcaaccctgaatactcattggaagaactgatgctgaagcttcaataattt
Proteins encoded in this region:
- the LOC112585495 gene encoding enhancer of rudimentary homolog, giving the protein MYNEDSVLKGQRFTLGVAAELASATAGDFGAISHTILLVQPTKRPEGRTYADYESVNECMEGVCKMYEEHLKRMNPNSPSITYDISQLFDFIDDLAGLSCLVYRADTQIYQPYNKDWIKEKIYMLLHQQAQQAGK